A DNA window from Boseongicola sp. contains the following coding sequences:
- a CDS encoding RsmB/NOP family class I SAM-dependent RNA methyltransferase, with amino-acid sequence MTPAARLQASADILDRILAGEAAEKVLTTWARKNRYAGSGDRAAIRGIVFDAYRRKRSLGWLGGEETGRGLIIGKLRDQGTEVSSIFDGQGYGPVALSEDEKTAGVALKDAPAAVRLDVPDWLAETLIDDLGSEAEVILGVMRHRAPIFLRANLAKTDRVGLLDRLATEGIGAGSHALAETAVEVEGEPRNLTRLPSFEDGLFELQDAASQAVIERLKDHLAGARVLDYCAGGGGKSLAMAALGAKEVVAHDAEPGRMHDLPARAARGAVSIEIAHDPRGMFDVVLCDAPCSGSGAWRRQVDAKWTLTETRLKELCVIQQDILEKAKTLVQPGGTLAYVTCSMLKVENHVQVQSFLDANPGWDAELIEQLTPLQGGDGFFASILRAPSAT; translated from the coding sequence ATGACACCGGCCGCACGATTACAGGCATCTGCAGATATTCTGGATCGGATTCTGGCGGGCGAGGCGGCGGAAAAAGTCCTGACCACCTGGGCACGCAAGAACCGCTATGCCGGATCGGGCGATCGCGCGGCCATTCGAGGCATCGTATTTGACGCCTATCGCCGCAAACGCTCACTTGGCTGGTTGGGCGGTGAGGAGACTGGGCGTGGATTGATCATTGGCAAATTGCGGGATCAGGGAACCGAGGTTTCTTCGATCTTTGATGGCCAGGGGTATGGACCCGTTGCACTTTCGGAGGACGAAAAAACCGCTGGCGTTGCGTTAAAAGATGCGCCCGCTGCGGTGCGTTTGGATGTGCCGGACTGGCTTGCCGAGACACTCATCGACGACCTTGGAAGTGAAGCTGAAGTTATTCTGGGGGTCATGCGTCATCGGGCTCCGATTTTCTTAAGGGCCAATCTGGCAAAAACGGATCGTGTGGGCCTTTTGGACAGGCTTGCGACGGAAGGCATTGGTGCCGGGTCGCACGCCTTAGCTGAGACGGCTGTCGAAGTTGAGGGTGAGCCGCGAAATCTTACGCGTTTGCCGTCCTTTGAGGACGGTTTGTTCGAGTTACAGGACGCAGCGTCGCAAGCGGTGATCGAACGGTTGAAGGACCATTTGGCTGGTGCGCGAGTGTTGGACTATTGCGCAGGCGGCGGCGGGAAGTCGTTGGCCATGGCCGCATTGGGAGCGAAAGAGGTCGTGGCCCATGATGCCGAACCTGGTCGGATGCACGACTTGCCAGCAAGGGCCGCGCGAGGTGCAGTATCGATAGAAATAGCACACGACCCACGCGGTATGTTTGATGTGGTTTTGTGCGATGCGCCCTGTTCTGGCAGCGGTGCCTGGCGACGACAGGTTGACGCGAAATGGACATTGACCGAAACGCGATTAAAAGAGCTTTGCGTTATTCAGCAGGACATATTGGAAAAGGCAAAGACGCTGGTGCAACCAGGTGGGACGTTAGCCTACGTCACGTGTTCGATGTTGAAAGTAGAAAACCACGTGCAGGTTCAATCTTTTCTTGATGCCAATCCCGGTTGGGATGCCGAGCTGATTGAGCAACTGACTCCGCTACAAGGCGGAGACGGTTTTTTCGCAAGCATTTTGCGCGCGCCAAGCGCTACCTGA
- the typA gene encoding translational GTPase TypA — protein MDIRNIAIIAHVDHGKTTLVDELLKQSGAFRKGQDVAERAMDSNDLERERGITILAKCTSVEWKTTRINIVDTPGHADFGGEVERILSMVDGVVLLVDAAEGPMPQTKFVTSKALALGLRPIVVLNKVDKPDADPDRALDEVFDLFAALDANEDQLDFPHLYASGRSGWADAELDGPRQDLAALFDLVVAHVPRPRQQSADGDDFRMLATTLSADPYLGRLLTGRVESGRLKAGASVQAISRTGQKIEQFRVSKILAFRGLAQQPIDEAVAGDIVSLAGMSKATVADTIGALAVEDPLPAQPIDPPTISVTFGINDSPLAGRDGKKVQSRVIRERLMREAETNVAIRVTDTPGGDAFEVAGRGELQMGVLIENMRREGFELSISRPQVLMRELDGVQSEPVEEVTIDVDDEYTGAVIEKITGPRRGELLEMKPAGSGKTRIIALAPSRGLIGYHGEFLTDTRGTGVMNRVFHGWTPHKGAIPGRRAGVLISMEAGVSVAYALFNLEDRGRMFIGAQEQIYQGMVIGEHSRENDLEVNPLKGKKLTNVRASGTDEAVRLTTPIRMSLEEAIAYIDNDELVEVTPNAIRLRKRHLDPHERKRTARAIA, from the coding sequence ATGGACATCCGAAACATCGCGATTATCGCGCACGTTGATCATGGGAAAACCACACTCGTGGATGAGCTCTTGAAGCAGTCCGGCGCGTTTCGCAAAGGTCAGGACGTGGCAGAACGCGCCATGGACTCCAATGATCTCGAACGGGAACGCGGGATCACTATTCTGGCCAAGTGCACATCTGTCGAATGGAAAACCACGCGCATCAACATTGTCGACACCCCTGGCCATGCCGATTTCGGCGGCGAGGTCGAGCGCATCTTGTCCATGGTCGATGGCGTCGTGCTGTTGGTGGACGCCGCCGAAGGCCCCATGCCGCAAACCAAGTTTGTAACGTCCAAAGCCCTCGCCCTCGGACTGCGACCAATTGTGGTCCTCAACAAAGTCGATAAGCCCGATGCCGATCCGGATCGTGCCCTCGATGAAGTTTTTGATCTCTTCGCGGCACTGGACGCCAACGAAGACCAGTTGGATTTTCCCCACCTCTATGCATCAGGTCGCAGCGGATGGGCTGATGCCGAACTCGATGGGCCGCGTCAGGACTTGGCAGCGCTCTTTGATCTTGTCGTTGCTCATGTTCCGCGCCCCCGCCAACAATCTGCAGATGGTGACGATTTTCGGATGCTGGCCACTACGCTCAGCGCCGACCCATATCTCGGCCGCCTGTTGACAGGACGGGTCGAAAGCGGCCGCTTGAAAGCTGGTGCTTCCGTGCAAGCTATTTCGCGCACCGGCCAGAAAATCGAACAATTCCGGGTCTCGAAAATCCTGGCCTTCCGTGGCCTCGCCCAACAGCCTATTGACGAAGCCGTCGCAGGCGACATCGTTTCGTTGGCTGGCATGTCCAAAGCAACCGTCGCCGACACCATTGGCGCACTTGCCGTAGAAGACCCCCTGCCAGCACAACCCATTGATCCGCCAACTATCAGTGTCACTTTCGGCATCAACGACAGCCCACTCGCGGGCCGCGATGGCAAGAAAGTCCAATCTCGGGTGATCCGCGAACGCCTGATGCGCGAAGCCGAAACCAACGTCGCCATCCGGGTTACCGACACACCCGGCGGCGACGCCTTCGAGGTGGCCGGACGCGGTGAACTGCAGATGGGCGTACTCATCGAAAACATGCGCCGCGAAGGCTTCGAACTTTCCATTTCTCGCCCGCAAGTTCTGATGCGCGAGTTGGACGGCGTTCAAAGCGAACCGGTCGAAGAAGTCACCATCGACGTTGATGACGAATACACCGGCGCCGTCATCGAAAAGATCACCGGCCCACGCCGCGGCGAGCTTTTGGAAATGAAACCAGCAGGCAGCGGCAAGACACGCATTATTGCACTGGCCCCATCCCGGGGCCTTATCGGTTACCACGGCGAGTTTCTGACCGACACCCGTGGCACCGGCGTTATGAACCGCGTCTTTCACGGCTGGACCCCACATAAGGGTGCCATTCCCGGCCGTCGCGCTGGCGTTCTGATCTCTATGGAAGCAGGCGTTTCGGTCGCCTACGCACTCTTTAATCTCGAAGATCGAGGTCGCATGTTCATCGGCGCTCAGGAACAGATTTATCAGGGCATGGTTATCGGCGAACACAGCCGCGAAAACGACCTGGAAGTGAACCCTCTCAAAGGCAAAAAGCTGACAAACGTGCGCGCCTCCGGCACCGACGAAGCCGTGCGGCTAACAACTCCGATCCGCATGAGCCTGGAAGAGGCCATCGCCTATATTGATAACGACGAACTGGTCGAAGTCACTCCCAACGCCATTCGCCTGCGAAAACGTCACCTTGATCCCCACGAACGCAAACGGACAGCAAGGGCAATAGCCTAG
- the alaS gene encoding alanine--tRNA ligase produces the protein MTSLNDIRTTFLDYYRSKEHRVVDSSPLVPRNDPTLMFVNSGMVQFKNLFTGVEHRDYTRATTSQRCVRAGGKHNDLDNVGYTARHHTFFEMLGNFSFGDYFKEEAIPFAWDLLTREFGIDKSKLLVTVYHDDEEAADIWKKYAGLSDDRIIRIATDDNFWMMGPTGPCGPSSEIFYDHGDHIWGGPPGSAEEDGDRFIEIWNLVFMQFEQFEDGSRRELAAQSIDTGMGLERIGALLQGKHDNYDTDLMRSLIESAAHLTSSDPDGPGKVHQRVIADHLRSTSFLIADGVMPSNEGRGYVLRRIMRRAMRHAHLLGADDPVMYRLVPALVREMGQAYPELGRAQSLIEETLKHEESRFRETLDRGLRLLDDELGKIPEGADLPGASAFKLYDTFGFPLDLTQDALREKGLGVDVAGFDAAMEAQKAKARAAWAGSGESKDAAIWFDIAEAHGATEFLGYDTEVAEGQVVAIVKDGNSVKEASKGDVVEVVVNQTPFYAESGGQVGDTGVLRMESGSATVTNTLKSAGVFLHVAEVKEGSITVDEGAELIVDHDRRRSIRANHSGTHLLHEALRQALGDHVAQRGSLNAPDRLRFDFSHNTALSVDELGRVNDEVNAFIRQNAPVETRIMTPDDARDMGAQALFGEKYEDEVRVVSMGAAGTGKGSDGQTYSIELCGGTHVERTGDIGVFVILGDSASSAGVRRIEALTGKAAFQHLSDQDQRLSGLATQLKAQPTEVAERVRGLQNDRKAMSSEIADLRRQLAMSGGVPGEPESEDIGGIPFVARVLQGVSGKDLPPMIDEHKERLGSAAILLIADTGAKVAVAAGVSSDLTDRVSAVDMVRAAVAELGGKGGGGRADMAQGGGADASNADGAIAAARKVLEG, from the coding sequence ATGACCAGCCTCAACGATATTCGAACCACATTCCTGGACTACTATCGCTCGAAAGAACACCGCGTCGTCGACAGTTCGCCGCTCGTGCCGCGCAATGATCCGACGTTGATGTTTGTCAACTCGGGCATGGTGCAATTTAAGAACCTGTTCACTGGTGTCGAGCATCGTGATTATACACGTGCCACGACTTCGCAAAGGTGTGTTCGCGCCGGCGGCAAGCACAACGATCTGGACAATGTCGGCTATACTGCCCGGCATCACACTTTCTTTGAAATGCTTGGTAATTTCTCGTTCGGCGACTACTTCAAGGAAGAAGCGATCCCGTTTGCCTGGGATTTGCTGACCCGCGAGTTCGGTATCGATAAGTCAAAGTTGCTGGTCACGGTTTATCACGACGACGAAGAAGCCGCTGATATCTGGAAGAAATATGCTGGCCTCAGTGACGACCGGATTATTCGCATCGCCACGGATGATAACTTTTGGATGATGGGCCCGACCGGGCCTTGCGGGCCGAGCTCGGAGATTTTTTACGATCACGGCGATCATATCTGGGGCGGACCGCCGGGGAGCGCAGAAGAAGACGGGGATCGTTTCATCGAGATCTGGAACCTGGTTTTCATGCAGTTTGAGCAATTCGAGGACGGGTCGCGCCGCGAACTTGCAGCCCAGTCCATTGACACTGGCATGGGGTTGGAGCGCATCGGGGCGTTGCTGCAGGGTAAGCATGATAACTATGATACGGATTTGATGCGGTCGCTCATTGAGAGTGCTGCGCACCTCACATCCAGCGATCCTGATGGTCCCGGCAAAGTGCATCAGCGGGTCATCGCAGATCACTTGAGATCAACCTCTTTCCTGATCGCCGACGGAGTCATGCCGTCCAACGAGGGTCGCGGATACGTCTTGCGCCGTATCATGCGGCGGGCCATGCGTCATGCGCATCTCTTGGGCGCAGATGATCCGGTCATGTATCGGCTGGTGCCCGCGCTGGTGCGCGAAATGGGTCAGGCATATCCCGAATTGGGACGTGCGCAGTCGCTGATTGAGGAAACTCTGAAGCACGAGGAATCGCGATTTCGCGAAACCCTTGATCGGGGTTTGCGGCTTTTGGATGATGAGTTGGGCAAAATTCCGGAAGGTGCGGATTTGCCTGGGGCGTCGGCTTTTAAGCTTTATGACACCTTTGGGTTTCCGCTTGATTTGACCCAAGATGCATTGCGCGAAAAGGGGCTTGGCGTCGACGTGGCCGGATTTGACGCCGCCATGGAGGCTCAGAAGGCCAAGGCGCGTGCTGCCTGGGCGGGATCGGGCGAATCCAAAGATGCTGCGATCTGGTTTGACATAGCCGAGGCACACGGCGCGACCGAATTCCTGGGCTATGACACCGAAGTCGCCGAGGGTCAGGTGGTTGCGATTGTCAAAGACGGCAACTCGGTCAAGGAGGCATCGAAGGGGGATGTCGTCGAGGTTGTCGTTAATCAGACGCCGTTTTATGCCGAATCCGGTGGCCAGGTCGGCGACACCGGTGTTTTGCGCATGGAAAGTGGCAGCGCAACGGTGACCAACACGTTGAAGTCAGCCGGTGTGTTTCTGCATGTTGCCGAGGTCAAGGAAGGGTCGATAACTGTTGATGAGGGCGCGGAACTGATCGTTGATCACGATCGCAGAAGGTCAATCCGGGCCAATCATTCCGGCACCCACTTGTTGCACGAGGCCTTGCGTCAAGCGCTCGGCGATCATGTAGCACAGCGCGGATCCTTAAATGCACCGGATCGATTGCGGTTTGATTTCAGCCACAACACAGCTTTGTCTGTCGATGAGCTGGGACGCGTGAATGACGAGGTGAATGCATTTATCCGTCAGAACGCGCCGGTTGAAACCCGCATAATGACCCCGGATGATGCCCGCGACATGGGTGCACAGGCACTGTTTGGGGAAAAATACGAAGATGAAGTGCGTGTGGTCTCAATGGGAGCGGCAGGCACGGGCAAGGGGTCGGATGGTCAGACGTATTCCATCGAGCTTTGTGGCGGCACCCATGTGGAACGCACCGGCGATATTGGCGTGTTTGTCATCCTTGGCGACAGTGCCTCTTCGGCAGGTGTTCGGCGTATCGAGGCTTTGACGGGCAAGGCGGCCTTTCAGCACCTGAGCGATCAGGATCAGCGGTTAAGCGGGCTTGCCACGCAGCTAAAGGCACAGCCAACTGAGGTTGCAGAGCGTGTTCGTGGGCTTCAGAATGATCGCAAGGCGATGTCTTCGGAGATTGCAGATCTGCGGCGACAGTTGGCGATGTCCGGTGGTGTCCCGGGCGAACCAGAATCCGAAGATATCGGCGGTATTCCCTTCGTTGCGCGGGTTCTCCAGGGCGTCTCGGGCAAGGACCTGCCACCTATGATTGATGAGCATAAAGAGCGCCTGGGATCGGCCGCAATTTTGCTGATCGCAGATACGGGCGCTAAAGTGGCTGTGGCTGCTGGTGTCAGCAGTGATCTGACGGACCGCGTTTCTGCGGTTGATATGGTGCGGGCAGCGGTCGCCGAACTTGGTGGCAAGGGCGGCGGCGGTCGTGCAGATATGGCGCAAGGCGGCGGGGCGGATGCCTCGAACGCCGATGGTGCCATTGCTGCGGCACGCAAAGTTTTGGAGGGATAG
- the recA gene encoding recombinase RecA yields MAMANILDMTDKKASDKAKALDSALAQIERQFGKGSIMKLGGDNALPEIEATSTGSLGLDIALGIGGLPKGRIVEIYGPESSGKTTLTLHCVAEEQKKGGVCAFVDAEHALDPQYAKKLGVNLDELLISQPDTGEQALEIVDTLVRSGAVSMVVVDSVAALTPKSELEGDMGDASVGVHARLMSQAMRKLTSSIARSNCMVVFINQIRMKIGVMFGSPETTTGGNALKFYSSVRLDIRRIGAIKDRDEVVGNATRVKVVKNKVAPPFKQVEFDIMYGEGISKMGELLDLGVKAGVVEKSGSWFSYGDERIGQGRENAKTFLKENSDIAWDIEDKIRAAHGLEFDSPKGDVADDDDLIEA; encoded by the coding sequence ATGGCAATGGCGAACATTCTGGACATGACTGACAAAAAAGCGAGCGACAAGGCAAAGGCCCTTGATTCTGCCCTGGCCCAGATCGAACGACAGTTCGGCAAGGGCTCGATAATGAAGCTGGGTGGCGACAATGCTCTGCCCGAGATTGAAGCAACATCAACCGGCTCGCTGGGCCTGGATATTGCCCTGGGCATCGGTGGTTTGCCGAAAGGGCGGATTGTCGAGATTTATGGCCCCGAGTCTTCGGGCAAGACAACCCTGACCCTGCATTGCGTTGCTGAGGAGCAAAAGAAGGGCGGAGTTTGTGCGTTTGTCGATGCAGAGCATGCGCTTGATCCTCAGTATGCCAAGAAACTGGGCGTCAATCTGGATGAGCTTCTGATTTCGCAACCAGATACCGGCGAACAGGCACTTGAGATCGTTGATACGCTGGTGCGCTCGGGCGCGGTGTCGATGGTAGTCGTCGATTCAGTTGCAGCCCTGACACCCAAAAGCGAGTTGGAAGGCGATATGGGCGACGCCAGCGTGGGCGTCCACGCCCGCCTGATGAGCCAGGCAATGCGTAAACTGACCAGTTCTATTGCCCGATCCAATTGCATGGTGGTCTTCATCAACCAGATCCGGATGAAGATCGGTGTGATGTTCGGCAGCCCCGAAACAACGACGGGCGGCAATGCATTGAAGTTCTATAGTTCGGTGCGTCTGGATATCCGTCGCATTGGGGCGATTAAGGACCGCGACGAAGTTGTCGGGAACGCGACCCGTGTGAAAGTGGTGAAGAACAAAGTTGCTCCGCCGTTCAAACAAGTCGAGTTTGACATCATGTATGGTGAAGGCATTTCCAAAATGGGCGAGTTGCTGGATCTGGGTGTGAAAGCTGGCGTGGTTGAAAAATCGGGTAGCTGGTTCAGCTATGGCGACGAGCGGATCGGCCAGGGTCGCGAGAATGCAAAGACGTTCCTGAAGGAAAATTCCGACATCGCGTGGGATATCGAAGATAAGATCCGTGCAGCACATGGGTTAGAATTTGACTCGCCTAAAGGTGACGTCGCCGATGACGATGATCTGATCGAAGCCTAA
- a CDS encoding MOSC domain-containing protein gives MARYSNPGRVEKIFLRPARLVEPLPVEDAHIAVGGLVGDHGSAGKRAVTLIQAEHLPVIAALAGCADVDPALLRRNIVVSGLNLLAWRKSRLKIGDAVIEVIGPCPPCSRMENILGHGGYTAMRGHGGICGEVVEPGQIAVGSSVVPVAK, from the coding sequence ATGGCCCGGTATTCGAATCCGGGGCGTGTTGAGAAGATTTTCTTGCGGCCGGCACGGCTGGTTGAACCTTTGCCGGTTGAAGATGCTCACATTGCCGTAGGTGGTTTGGTTGGCGACCACGGGTCAGCAGGCAAACGGGCCGTCACGCTTATTCAAGCAGAGCATTTGCCGGTTATTGCGGCTTTGGCAGGGTGTGCTGATGTGGACCCGGCGCTTTTGAGGCGCAACATTGTTGTGTCAGGGCTGAATTTACTGGCCTGGCGTAAGTCGAGATTGAAAATTGGCGATGCGGTCATCGAGGTGATTGGTCCCTGTCCGCCGTGTTCGCGGATGGAGAATATTTTGGGCCACGGGGGATATACCGCCATGCGCGGGCATGGTGGTATTTGCGGCGAAGTTGTCGAGCCAGGGCAGATCGCCGTTGGAAGCTCTGTTGTTCCGGTGGCGAAATAA
- a CDS encoding response regulator: MNPEDPGYVVRPMPLLVLSGIALGLSLIAPAESWNVSLVGAGAGLMTTASMLCLVQRADRIRHAMLRHRLGPIVAHDPMPVLVSNARGRIHLANAAAEREFGMTGAPRLPGVLGQRLAAGPEIVDRMIRRAKLSGQTSETFADGCGSWSLSVQLVGSALFLWRVRDTGDFPVSSETEDAASEPVAALRDIDILELLPVPILKISKEGATVSANVSARKLLELNKGGLPPLYDLVEGMGRPISEWLSDAADGIGLMKPEIVRAKIPGKELYLQIALGRVVEDDTPHLIGILNDATELKTLEAQFVQSQKMQAIGQLAGGVAHDFNNLLTAISGHCDLLLLRHDESDMDYSDLIQIGQNANRAASLVGQLLAFSRKQTLRPQALELADTMSELTHLLNRLIGEKVTLDLKISPMDRIIRADRRQFEQVIMNLVVNARDAMPDGGQVVIKVDHHVLSGDLVRDRATVPAGEYVVVTVSDQGCGIGADKLPKIFEPFFTTKKTGEGTGLGLSTAYGIVKQTGGFIFANSTPGQGTSFELYFPAHLKETIATVQNVQKKPERHIASGEGVVLLVEDEAPVRAFASRALRMRGYTVLEAEDAEKALDTLSDKELSVDVFVTDVIMPGLDGPTWVKRALRDRPETRVVFMSGYAEESLAENQARIPNSVFLPKPFSLTQLTNVVESQIH; encoded by the coding sequence ATGAACCCCGAGGATCCGGGCTATGTCGTGCGACCGATGCCATTGCTGGTGCTGTCTGGGATTGCCTTGGGTCTTTCGCTGATTGCACCAGCAGAGTCCTGGAATGTCAGCCTGGTCGGCGCGGGTGCAGGGCTTATGACAACGGCCTCGATGTTGTGTCTGGTGCAGCGGGCTGACCGTATTCGCCACGCGATGTTGCGACATCGACTGGGGCCGATTGTGGCCCATGACCCAATGCCGGTTCTGGTCAGCAATGCGCGCGGTCGAATTCACCTGGCCAATGCAGCCGCCGAAAGAGAGTTCGGAATGACTGGCGCACCCAGATTGCCGGGTGTCCTTGGTCAGCGGCTGGCCGCCGGACCCGAGATCGTCGATCGTATGATACGCCGGGCCAAATTGTCCGGTCAGACTTCGGAGACCTTTGCAGATGGTTGCGGAAGCTGGAGTTTATCCGTCCAATTGGTTGGCAGCGCTCTGTTCCTTTGGCGAGTGCGCGACACTGGCGACTTCCCTGTTAGCTCTGAAACAGAAGATGCAGCGTCAGAGCCGGTCGCTGCGCTGAGGGATATTGATATTCTCGAGTTACTGCCTGTCCCAATCCTTAAGATTTCCAAGGAAGGCGCGACGGTCTCCGCCAATGTCTCAGCACGCAAGTTGCTGGAATTGAACAAGGGCGGATTGCCGCCGCTATATGATTTGGTTGAAGGAATGGGGCGTCCCATCAGCGAATGGCTAAGCGATGCGGCAGACGGCATTGGATTGATGAAGCCCGAGATAGTGCGGGCTAAAATACCCGGCAAAGAGCTTTATTTGCAAATTGCGCTTGGTCGGGTCGTGGAGGACGACACACCGCATCTGATTGGGATTCTGAACGACGCCACCGAACTGAAAACACTCGAGGCGCAGTTTGTTCAAAGTCAGAAAATGCAGGCTATCGGTCAATTGGCTGGCGGCGTGGCGCATGATTTTAACAACCTGTTGACGGCTATCAGTGGTCATTGTGACCTTCTTTTGCTTCGCCATGATGAAAGTGACATGGACTATTCTGACCTTATCCAGATCGGGCAAAACGCAAATCGCGCCGCCAGTCTGGTTGGACAACTTCTGGCTTTCAGTCGAAAACAAACTTTGCGGCCGCAGGCGCTGGAGCTGGCGGATACGATGTCTGAGCTGACTCACTTATTGAACCGCCTGATCGGCGAGAAAGTGACATTGGATCTTAAGATCTCGCCCATGGATCGGATCATTCGTGCCGACCGCCGACAATTTGAGCAAGTGATCATGAATTTAGTGGTCAATGCGCGTGACGCGATGCCAGACGGAGGACAGGTTGTGATTAAAGTCGATCACCATGTTCTGAGCGGAGATTTGGTACGAGATCGCGCAACGGTACCTGCCGGTGAATATGTTGTTGTGACTGTTTCCGACCAGGGCTGCGGTATAGGGGCGGACAAGCTGCCGAAAATATTCGAGCCGTTCTTCACGACCAAAAAGACCGGGGAAGGAACGGGACTTGGATTGTCGACGGCCTATGGCATCGTAAAGCAAACAGGCGGCTTTATTTTTGCCAACAGCACACCGGGCCAAGGTACTTCCTTTGAGCTTTATTTTCCGGCCCATTTGAAAGAGACCATTGCCACCGTCCAAAACGTGCAGAAAAAACCGGAGCGCCACATTGCAAGCGGCGAAGGGGTTGTGCTGTTGGTAGAGGACGAAGCGCCGGTGCGTGCCTTCGCGTCGCGCGCTCTGCGCATGCGTGGCTATACGGTTTTAGAGGCCGAGGATGCCGAGAAAGCGCTTGATACCCTTTCCGACAAGGAATTGAGCGTGGATGTTTTCGTGACGGACGTCATTATGCCGGGGCTGGATGGACCGACCTGGGTAAAGCGGGCGCTTCGGGATCGACCCGAAACTCGTGTTGTTTTCATGTCCGGATACGCCGAGGAAAGCCTCGCCGAGAATCAGGCGCGCATTCCAAACTCGGTATTTTTGCCAAAGCCCTTCTCACTGACCCAATTGACGAATGTAGTTGAAAGCCAAATCCACTAG
- a CDS encoding DUF1330 domain-containing protein, protein MGALWIAHVDVTDEEKYGTYIKVASVVIPEHGGVFIARGGEFTQFEGRERKRNVVARFPDMESAAAAYNDPRYQEAVKLAKVASERELMIIETSE, encoded by the coding sequence ATGGGCGCGCTTTGGATTGCACATGTAGATGTGACGGATGAAGAGAAATACGGAACCTATATCAAGGTGGCCTCGGTGGTCATTCCTGAACATGGCGGGGTGTTTATCGCGCGCGGCGGTGAATTCACTCAGTTCGAGGGACGGGAACGCAAGCGCAACGTCGTGGCGCGTTTTCCAGATATGGAGTCTGCGGCTGCGGCCTATAATGACCCCCGCTATCAGGAAGCGGTTAAACTGGCCAAAGTGGCGTCTGAACGCGAGTTGATGATTATCGAAACGTCTGAGTAG